Proteins co-encoded in one Flavobacteriaceae bacterium MAR_2009_75 genomic window:
- a CDS encoding sodium/proton antiporter (CPA1 family), translated as MVELAGIIILGIIAQWTAWRFKLPAILPLILIGLLVGPISTLFTEDGTKLIRPIWNEKEGLFLGESLYHFVSLAIGVILFEGGLTLKRSEVTRVGPVITKLITIGSAITFFAAGTAAHFIFELSWQISFLFSALIIVTGPTVITPILRNIPLKKDLSTVLKWEGILIDPIGALVAVLVFEFISIGEGQGYTQTGLLEFVKVLLLGFTFGYTFAHALTLAIKRNYIPHYLLNVVSLSVVLLVFVISELFAHESGLLAVVVMGMVMGNTQLPNIKELLYFKESLSILLISMLFILLSASMNLPELELLYSPKTIILFAIVVFVIRPIGVLLSTIGSNLNFREKLFISWVGPRGIVAAGIASLFGSKLILRGEPGAEYITPLVFMIVLGTVLLNASTARFMAKLLGVFLEKSEGILIIGASKVSRLIGAYLHKNNRHVVLIDNNQTNIEKAKKQGIEAITANIYSDNLNDYIELNDVGYLMALTGNTDINKYAVNKFGSQFGENGSFRLIDSDEMNDPENNPKEGLFSHTDDFIKLTETARKFPAVHEIELKDKEHYEGLIEITKADENIVPIFLKTPDGDLKIISSFSTDFNDINEGCRLVYLGKILEADEADNQQEKENS; from the coding sequence ATGGTAGAATTAGCGGGAATTATCATCCTTGGAATCATTGCTCAATGGACGGCATGGAGGTTTAAGCTACCGGCCATTTTACCCCTTATTCTGATAGGGCTCTTGGTGGGGCCCATATCTACATTGTTCACCGAAGACGGCACAAAACTGATTAGACCCATTTGGAATGAAAAAGAAGGTCTTTTTCTAGGGGAGAGCCTTTATCATTTTGTATCCTTGGCAATCGGGGTCATTTTATTTGAGGGTGGCCTTACCCTAAAACGTTCGGAGGTAACCCGAGTGGGGCCCGTTATAACCAAACTGATAACCATTGGTAGCGCTATCACCTTTTTTGCTGCCGGTACCGCAGCACATTTTATCTTTGAGCTAAGCTGGCAAATTTCATTTTTATTCTCTGCACTTATTATTGTTACAGGTCCAACGGTGATAACTCCTATTCTTAGAAATATACCATTAAAAAAAGATCTTTCTACAGTTCTTAAATGGGAGGGCATACTTATAGACCCCATTGGCGCACTGGTGGCTGTTTTGGTCTTTGAATTCATAAGTATTGGAGAAGGTCAAGGATATACCCAGACCGGACTATTGGAATTTGTAAAAGTATTGCTATTGGGCTTTACTTTTGGTTACACTTTTGCCCACGCCTTGACATTGGCCATTAAAAGGAATTATATACCCCATTACTTGCTGAATGTAGTTTCGTTATCGGTGGTGCTCTTAGTTTTTGTAATCTCTGAACTGTTTGCGCATGAATCTGGTCTATTGGCCGTGGTGGTCATGGGTATGGTCATGGGAAATACCCAGTTGCCCAACATTAAAGAATTACTTTATTTTAAAGAGTCGCTTAGCATTCTTTTAATTTCTATGCTATTCATACTTCTTTCAGCGAGTATGAATTTGCCTGAGCTTGAATTATTGTACAGTCCGAAAACGATAATCTTATTTGCCATAGTGGTCTTTGTTATTAGACCTATTGGGGTGCTATTGAGTACCATTGGGTCTAATCTTAATTTTAGGGAAAAGCTTTTTATTAGCTGGGTAGGGCCTAGAGGTATCGTAGCCGCAGGTATTGCGTCTCTCTTTGGTTCTAAATTAATTTTGAGGGGCGAACCGGGTGCAGAGTATATTACGCCCTTGGTTTTTATGATTGTGTTGGGCACGGTTCTACTCAACGCGTCTACTGCCCGATTTATGGCTAAGCTATTGGGCGTTTTCTTGGAAAAATCGGAGGGAATTTTGATTATTGGTGCGTCTAAGGTTTCAAGACTAATTGGTGCTTACCTACACAAGAACAATCGACATGTAGTACTTATAGATAATAATCAAACCAATATTGAGAAGGCCAAAAAACAAGGAATAGAGGCCATTACAGCCAATATCTATTCAGACAACCTTAACGACTATATAGAACTAAACGACGTGGGCTACCTTATGGCATTGACAGGAAACACGGACATTAACAAATATGCGGTAAATAAGTTTGGAAGCCAATTCGGAGAGAACGGTTCATTTAGATTAATCGACTCCGATGAAATGAACGACCCGGAAAACAATCCGAAAGAAGGCCTGTTCTCGCATACAGATGATTTTATCAAACTCACAGAGACCGCACGTAAGTTTCCTGCCGTTCATGAGATTGAACTAAAGGATAAGGAACATTATGAGGGCCTTATAGAAATTACCAAAGCGGACGAGAACATAGTTCCTATATTTCTTAAAACCCCAGATGGCGACCTTAAAATCATCTCATCGTTTAGTACTGATTTTAATGACATCAACGAAGGATGCCGATTGGTATATTTAGGAAAAATTCTTGAAGCCGATGAGGCTGACAATCAACAAGAAAAGGAAAACAGCTAA
- a CDS encoding Kef-type K+ transport system membrane component KefB has protein sequence MVELSIINLLLVLSAAWVGGLAAKRLGFPTILGELLIGILFGPAILGILYTSEALDILAEVGILFLMAYIGMEINFKDLGKASWAGLLAAIGGFVVPFVLGYYTILFFGGTEIAGLFVGIAVGVTSLATKSRILVDLKLLDTRIAYVLMAGALISDTLALIIFAGIIGFVEAGTIDALGLSWVAGKALLFFAFCALVGIYLFPFIGTLLAKIKISGRTAHFSIMVIIILGFSELAELSGLHGILGAFMGGLFIREGVFPRPVLKEVIGVFHDTSIGFLAPIFFVTAGFHVTLEVFQTDLLLLILIILGAVIGKILGTMLFYLPSGNGWREGLTIGAGMNGRGAVEIIIAGIGLQMNIISQEIFSILVFMAISTTLTVPIFLTWTTNWLRKRGELVKQDTRKGYLILGANPLALYISKQLAEHNEVTLIDFNKDLVREANEQGLMAIHGNALQEGVYEAASALSKNTFIALTGNSEINLLSAQLAYNSFYIPNRIVLVSPVENSAGPNLLDHIEVSSLFANKTDMVPWAYKITSGSFSEGMEKLGKEMSTRNWVRENSKRKEILPVLILDEYGVKRPFHFNDTINPNETVIYLQ, from the coding sequence ATGGTGGAGCTAAGCATCATAAATTTGCTATTGGTACTGTCCGCTGCATGGGTTGGTGGCTTAGCTGCTAAGCGTTTGGGTTTCCCCACAATATTAGGCGAACTCCTTATAGGAATACTGTTCGGGCCGGCAATTCTAGGAATTTTATATACTTCAGAGGCCCTCGATATCCTGGCCGAGGTAGGCATACTTTTTCTCATGGCCTATATTGGAATGGAAATCAACTTTAAAGATTTAGGCAAGGCTTCATGGGCCGGTCTGTTGGCGGCCATAGGTGGTTTTGTAGTTCCGTTTGTTCTCGGTTATTATACTATACTATTCTTTGGTGGTACTGAAATAGCAGGTTTATTTGTAGGTATTGCCGTTGGAGTAACCTCCTTGGCCACAAAAAGCAGGATTTTAGTTGATCTCAAACTATTGGACACGCGCATCGCTTATGTTCTAATGGCCGGTGCCCTAATATCCGACACCTTGGCCCTTATCATTTTTGCCGGAATAATTGGCTTTGTTGAGGCCGGCACCATAGACGCTCTAGGGTTGAGCTGGGTAGCCGGTAAAGCACTTTTGTTTTTTGCTTTCTGTGCCCTAGTAGGTATTTACCTTTTCCCATTTATTGGGACGCTATTGGCCAAGATTAAAATTTCGGGGCGTACCGCGCATTTTAGTATTATGGTCATTATAATTTTGGGATTTTCTGAATTGGCAGAACTCAGTGGACTTCATGGGATTTTAGGAGCGTTTATGGGGGGGCTTTTTATCAGGGAAGGAGTATTTCCTAGGCCTGTTCTGAAGGAAGTTATTGGGGTTTTTCATGATACTTCCATTGGCTTTTTAGCCCCTATATTCTTTGTTACTGCGGGGTTTCATGTTACTCTTGAAGTGTTTCAAACCGACCTTCTATTATTAATATTGATAATTCTAGGTGCCGTCATTGGTAAAATTCTAGGTACGATGCTTTTTTATCTCCCTAGTGGAAACGGATGGCGGGAGGGGCTTACCATAGGTGCCGGAATGAACGGAAGAGGTGCCGTAGAAATTATTATTGCTGGTATTGGCCTGCAGATGAATATTATTTCGCAAGAGATTTTTTCCATATTGGTATTTATGGCCATATCGACCACCCTCACCGTTCCTATATTTCTTACTTGGACTACGAATTGGCTTAGAAAACGCGGTGAGCTTGTAAAGCAAGATACCCGAAAAGGTTACCTAATTCTTGGGGCCAACCCCTTGGCGCTATATATCTCTAAACAATTAGCGGAACATAACGAGGTAACTTTAATAGATTTCAATAAAGACTTGGTTAGAGAAGCCAACGAACAAGGGCTTATGGCAATTCACGGAAACGCACTCCAAGAGGGCGTCTATGAGGCGGCGAGCGCATTATCAAAAAACACCTTCATAGCTCTTACGGGTAACAGTGAGATTAACCTTTTATCGGCACAGTTAGCTTATAATTCATTTTATATTCCGAATAGAATAGTTCTAGTGTCACCGGTCGAAAATAGCGCAGGCCCGAACCTGTTAGATCATATTGAAGTTTCTTCCCTCTTTGCCAATAAGACCGATATGGTTCCCTGGGCCTACAAGATTACTTCTGGAAGTTTTTCGGAGGGTATGGAAAAGCTAGGGAAGGAGATGTCTACCAGAAACTGGGTCAGGGAAAATTCGAAGCGTAAGGAAATTTTACCGGTATTAATTCTTGACGAATACGGCGTAAAACGACCTTTTCATTTTAATGATACCATCAACCCCAATGAAACTGTCATATACTTGCAGTAA
- a CDS encoding glyoxylase-like metal-dependent hydrolase (beta-lactamase superfamily II), which produces MTLYPIETGNFKLDGGAMFGVVPKTIWQNTNPADEKNLIDIAARSLLIEDGDRLILIDTGLGDKQSDKFFGYYHLWGNHTLDNSLEKAGFHRDDITDVFMTHLHFDHCGGSIQWNKDRTGYEPAFKNAKFWTNHDHWEWATQPNAREKASFLKENLLPMQESGQLNFIQREGESFLKGSELDFDILFVDGHTDKQMLPHLRYKGKTLVFVADLIPTVGHIPLPYVIGYDTRPLITLKEKEIFLNQAVRENYYLFFEHDAHNEICTLQSTEKGVRLDKTYNFNEIFDN; this is translated from the coding sequence ATGACCCTCTACCCCATAGAAACAGGAAACTTTAAGTTAGATGGCGGAGCCATGTTCGGGGTTGTACCGAAAACCATTTGGCAAAACACCAATCCGGCAGATGAAAAAAACCTCATCGATATTGCCGCCCGCAGTTTATTAATTGAAGATGGCGATAGGCTCATCTTGATTGATACGGGCTTAGGTGATAAACAATCTGATAAGTTCTTCGGATATTATCATTTATGGGGCAACCATACCCTAGACAATTCTTTAGAAAAAGCCGGGTTTCATAGAGATGATATTACCGATGTTTTTATGACCCATCTTCATTTTGACCATTGCGGCGGAAGCATTCAATGGAACAAAGACAGAACGGGTTATGAACCCGCGTTTAAAAACGCCAAGTTCTGGACCAATCATGATCATTGGGAATGGGCCACACAACCTAACGCACGCGAAAAGGCTTCTTTTCTAAAAGAAAACTTGTTGCCCATGCAAGAAAGTGGGCAATTAAATTTCATTCAAAGAGAAGGTGAATCATTTCTCAAAGGCTCAGAATTAGATTTTGACATTCTATTTGTTGACGGGCATACCGATAAGCAAATGTTGCCTCATTTGAGATATAAAGGAAAAACGCTAGTTTTCGTTGCCGACCTAATACCGACCGTTGGCCATATACCCCTACCATATGTTATCGGCTATGATACAAGACCATTAATAACCCTTAAGGAAAAAGAAATTTTTCTCAATCAAGCGGTAAGAGAGAATTATTACCTTTTCTTCGAGCACGACGCTCATAACGAAATTTGTACACTGCAATCAACCGAAAAGGGAGTGCGCTTAGATAAAACCTATAATTTCAATGAAATTTTCGATAACTAA
- a CDS encoding sugar lactone lactonase YvrE, with amino-acid sequence MKFSITKISKILFGIFSFVFFLSACKAQNTVSTDFTPEGLFTKGIEGPAVDAKGNLYAVNYQDQGTIGIVYENGESTVFTKLPDKSVGNGIRFDTSGNMFIADYVGHNVYQIKNGSKEAEVYAHNPKMSQPNDLAIAPNGTIYLSDPNWAENKGRIWIVQENKEIVLLEDNMGTANGIEVSPDGKKLYVNESVQRNVWQYDIVKGGKLSNKSLFMKFDDFGMDGMRCDSKGNLYITRYDKGTVVIVTPDKKIIKEVQLKGKKPSNITFGGKNGKTCYVTMADRGNFETFPALNSGAFYERLH; translated from the coding sequence ATGAAATTTTCGATAACTAAAATCAGTAAAATACTTTTCGGTATTTTTAGTTTTGTCTTTTTTCTCAGCGCCTGCAAGGCCCAAAACACAGTCAGTACTGATTTCACCCCCGAGGGGCTCTTCACCAAGGGCATAGAAGGCCCGGCTGTCGATGCTAAAGGCAACCTCTATGCCGTGAACTACCAAGACCAAGGCACCATCGGAATCGTATACGAAAATGGTGAAAGCACTGTTTTTACAAAACTACCAGACAAAAGTGTTGGTAACGGAATTCGTTTTGACACTTCGGGAAACATGTTCATTGCCGATTACGTGGGCCACAATGTATATCAAATAAAAAATGGCAGCAAAGAGGCTGAGGTTTATGCCCACAACCCAAAGATGAGCCAACCCAACGATCTTGCGATTGCTCCTAATGGAACAATCTATTTAAGTGACCCAAATTGGGCCGAAAACAAAGGTCGTATATGGATTGTTCAAGAGAATAAAGAAATTGTTCTTTTAGAAGACAACATGGGCACCGCAAATGGTATCGAGGTCAGCCCTGACGGAAAAAAACTATATGTTAATGAGTCGGTTCAACGAAATGTTTGGCAATATGATATCGTTAAAGGCGGAAAACTCAGCAACAAGTCGTTATTCATGAAATTTGATGATTTCGGTATGGACGGTATGCGCTGCGATTCTAAAGGAAATCTTTATATCACTCGTTATGACAAAGGTACCGTCGTAATCGTCACGCCCGATAAAAAAATCATAAAAGAGGTACAATTGAAGGGAAAAAAGCCTTCAAATATTACCTTTGGGGGCAAAAATGGCAAAACATGTTATGTAACCATGGCCGATCGGGGCAATTTTGAAACCTTCCCCGCCCTGAATTCAGGCGCATTTTACGAACGCTTACACTAA
- a CDS encoding subtilisin family serine protease, whose translation MTRLFPKSVLGFSLASLLMGCGATALVSTPIENIDTTPLKIADLSEAQKQNWGHLDLVADTIPGMSVDKAYSEILKNKKGETVIVAVLDSGIDLKHEDLDDVLWTNKGEKPGDGIDNDNNGYVDDIHGYNFLGESYNEQLEVARIVKLKLGDAALQAKAKAEVEGEYAKAVQQKQQYEQIFQAVKNADAAVKKELGKDKYNKKDLARIKSTDEAMQQNVGILTQMLTYEDSIPEVLEQIEGGITYFTDQVNYNYNVDFDGRKAVGDDPYDINDTNYGDGNPQSRSEDESHGTHVAGIIAAERNNGLGANGVANNVEIMSIRAVPNGDEYDKDIALGIRYAVDNGAKIINGSFGKGYSPNAQWVFDAIKYAADNDVIFVHAAGNSGEDLDDPANPNFPNDQVDNGPEIADNVITVGALAPKYGSEMVASFSNYGEVNVDVFAPGDEIYSSMPGSKYDYQGGTSMAAPAVAGVAALIRSYYPKLTASEVKKIIMESGLTPRAKVILGGDNAKTGNLEEISTAGTMVNAYNALIMAHNVSVGKIKL comes from the coding sequence ATGACACGATTATTCCCAAAATCCGTACTCGGGTTTTCTCTAGCATCCCTACTTATGGGCTGTGGAGCCACTGCATTGGTATCGACGCCGATCGAGAACATTGACACCACCCCCCTTAAAATTGCTGACCTTAGCGAAGCGCAAAAGCAAAATTGGGGCCATCTAGACCTTGTTGCAGATACCATTCCCGGTATGAGTGTAGACAAAGCATATTCAGAAATTTTAAAAAATAAAAAAGGGGAGACTGTAATTGTTGCCGTATTAGATTCGGGCATCGACCTAAAACATGAAGACCTTGACGATGTACTTTGGACCAATAAAGGCGAGAAGCCAGGTGATGGAATCGACAACGACAACAATGGCTACGTAGACGATATTCATGGTTACAACTTCTTGGGCGAATCATATAATGAGCAACTTGAAGTGGCCCGAATCGTAAAGCTGAAATTAGGTGATGCAGCACTTCAAGCCAAGGCGAAAGCCGAAGTTGAAGGGGAATATGCCAAAGCTGTTCAGCAAAAACAGCAGTACGAACAAATTTTTCAAGCGGTCAAAAATGCGGATGCGGCCGTCAAAAAAGAATTGGGCAAAGACAAGTATAATAAGAAAGACCTGGCCCGTATTAAGTCTACCGACGAAGCTATGCAGCAGAACGTCGGTATCTTGACACAAATGCTGACCTACGAAGACAGCATTCCCGAGGTCTTGGAGCAAATTGAAGGTGGTATCACTTATTTTACCGATCAGGTCAACTACAATTACAATGTTGATTTCGACGGTAGAAAAGCGGTTGGTGACGACCCATACGACATCAACGATACCAATTATGGTGACGGCAACCCGCAAAGTCGCTCAGAAGATGAAAGTCATGGCACCCATGTTGCCGGTATCATTGCCGCTGAACGCAACAACGGCTTAGGGGCCAATGGTGTGGCCAACAATGTAGAAATCATGAGTATTCGTGCCGTGCCCAATGGTGACGAGTACGACAAAGATATCGCCTTGGGTATTCGCTACGCCGTAGACAACGGGGCCAAAATTATCAACGGCAGTTTTGGCAAAGGGTATTCACCAAATGCCCAGTGGGTATTCGATGCCATCAAATATGCCGCTGACAACGATGTTATTTTTGTACATGCCGCAGGTAACTCAGGTGAAGACTTAGATGATCCTGCGAACCCGAATTTTCCGAACGACCAAGTAGATAATGGTCCGGAAATTGCTGACAATGTGATTACCGTAGGTGCTTTGGCGCCAAAGTATGGCTCCGAAATGGTGGCTTCCTTTTCAAATTACGGAGAAGTAAATGTAGACGTTTTTGCTCCTGGAGACGAGATTTATTCGTCAATGCCCGGTAGTAAGTATGATTATCAAGGTGGTACTTCTATGGCGGCACCGGCGGTTGCCGGTGTAGCGGCTTTGATACGTTCTTACTATCCTAAATTGACCGCATCGGAGGTGAAAAAAATAATTATGGAGTCTGGGTTGACACCTAGAGCTAAAGTAATTTTAGGGGGCGACAATGCCAAAACCGGAAATTTAGAAGAGATTTCAACCGCGGGCACTATGGTCAACGCCTATAATGCTTTGATTATGGCCCACAATGTATCTGTGGGAAAAATTAAGCTCTAA
- a CDS encoding peptidase M1-like protein has translation MNHFFKGICLFLLMFSTIGIAQNTSYWQQHVDYTMEVAMNVKNHQYTGTQQLVYTNNSPDELKRVYFHLYFNAFQPGSEMDIRLQNIADPDGRMMNEEQSRIASLSEEEMGYLHATSLLQDGQKVDFTEEGTVLVVELAKPIAPGEKTVFDMVFRGQVPLQVRRAGRNSAEGVALSMSQWYPKLAEYDFEGWHADPYIAREFHGVWGDFDVKLTIDKDYVVGGSGYLQNPQEIGHGYEAPGTKVKKQKGKTLTWHFKAPKVHDFMWAADPDYIHDTLQVENGPMLHFLYKDDKEIVDNWKELQPKTAELMQFFNKNIGEYPYKQYSVIQGGDGGMEYAMATLITGKRKFGSLVGVTAHEMAHSWFQHILATNESKHEWMDEGFTSFISNLAMNEVMKENKENPFAGSYKGYYNLVSSGKEQPQTTHADRYDLNFAYGIAAYSKGSIFLSQLGYIIGQDKLMETVRKYYEDFKFKHPVPNDIIRTAEKISGMELDWYLTDWTQTTNTIDYAVKDVAEIGEKTKITLERKGLMPMPIDLLVVYEDGTQESFYAPLRMMRGEKDNPYAQIERTVIEDWPWAYPTYDFTIDKPLESVKAVLIDPSQLMADVKQEDNLWQKSE, from the coding sequence ATGAACCATTTTTTCAAAGGCATCTGTCTATTTCTTTTGATGTTCTCGACAATTGGCATCGCTCAGAACACCTCGTATTGGCAGCAACATGTTGATTATACCATGGAGGTGGCCATGAACGTGAAAAATCACCAATATACAGGTACGCAGCAGTTGGTATATACCAACAATTCACCAGATGAACTCAAGCGGGTTTACTTTCATTTGTACTTTAATGCCTTTCAACCCGGTAGCGAAATGGACATCCGTTTGCAGAATATTGCCGATCCTGACGGGCGCATGATGAACGAAGAGCAGAGCAGAATCGCTTCGTTGAGCGAAGAAGAAATGGGTTACCTGCACGCTACCTCATTGCTTCAAGATGGACAAAAAGTTGATTTCACAGAGGAGGGTACCGTTTTAGTCGTAGAGTTGGCAAAACCGATTGCTCCCGGAGAAAAGACCGTATTTGATATGGTATTCAGGGGGCAAGTGCCTCTACAGGTTCGTCGAGCTGGCCGAAACAGTGCTGAAGGTGTTGCTCTTTCTATGAGTCAATGGTACCCAAAGCTAGCAGAATACGATTTTGAAGGATGGCATGCTGACCCATATATAGCTCGAGAGTTTCATGGCGTCTGGGGCGATTTTGATGTAAAGTTGACCATTGACAAGGATTATGTTGTTGGCGGAAGCGGATATCTTCAAAACCCTCAGGAAATAGGTCATGGTTATGAAGCGCCCGGAACAAAGGTCAAAAAACAAAAGGGCAAGACTTTGACTTGGCATTTTAAAGCTCCAAAAGTTCATGATTTCATGTGGGCCGCCGATCCCGATTATATTCACGATACCCTTCAGGTTGAGAATGGGCCTATGCTTCATTTTCTGTACAAGGATGACAAAGAAATTGTTGATAATTGGAAAGAGCTTCAGCCCAAGACCGCTGAGCTCATGCAGTTCTTTAATAAAAATATAGGCGAATATCCCTATAAACAATACTCTGTTATTCAAGGTGGTGATGGTGGTATGGAATATGCCATGGCGACCTTAATTACCGGAAAGCGAAAATTCGGAAGTTTAGTTGGCGTTACCGCTCATGAAATGGCCCATTCTTGGTTTCAGCATATACTTGCTACCAACGAATCGAAGCACGAATGGATGGATGAAGGTTTTACGTCATTTATCTCGAACTTAGCCATGAACGAGGTTATGAAAGAGAACAAAGAAAACCCGTTCGCAGGTTCTTATAAAGGGTATTACAACTTGGTCAGCTCTGGCAAAGAGCAACCACAGACCACCCATGCCGATCGCTACGATCTCAATTTCGCTTACGGCATTGCGGCTTATAGCAAAGGCTCTATCTTTTTATCACAATTGGGCTACATCATCGGTCAAGACAAATTGATGGAAACGGTTCGCAAATATTATGAAGACTTTAAATTTAAGCACCCCGTACCTAACGACATCATACGCACGGCAGAAAAGATTTCTGGAATGGAGCTGGATTGGTACCTTACCGATTGGACGCAAACCACGAACACCATAGATTATGCCGTTAAAGATGTAGCCGAGATAGGTGAGAAAACCAAAATCACTCTTGAGCGGAAAGGTCTTATGCCTATGCCCATAGACTTATTGGTAGTTTATGAGGATGGTACTCAAGAAAGTTTCTATGCTCCCCTTCGAATGATGCGTGGTGAAAAAGACAACCCTTACGCTCAAATTGAAAGGACGGTAATTGAAGATTGGCCGTGGGCGTACCCAACCTATGATTTTACAATCGATAAGCCTTTAGAAAGTGTAAAAGCGGTATTGATTGACCCTAGTCAATTGATGGCCGATGTAAAACAAGAGGATAATCTTTGGCAAAAATCTGAATAA
- a CDS encoding ribonuclease P protein component: MDFKFSKKEKLKSKKLIDQLFAEGSSVTGFPLKLIYLRSPLPEDVQVQAGMAVPKKNIKSAVNRNRIKRLIRENYRLNKHQVFNNSEGSFAFLFLYLGKKMPSFTEIESAMGKTLSKFLRAEGVKSEKINPK, from the coding sequence ATGGATTTTAAATTTTCTAAAAAGGAAAAGCTGAAAAGCAAAAAGTTGATCGACCAACTTTTTGCCGAGGGAAGCTCCGTTACCGGCTTCCCGTTAAAGCTAATATATTTAAGATCACCGCTTCCGGAAGATGTTCAAGTACAGGCGGGCATGGCCGTTCCTAAAAAGAATATAAAAAGCGCAGTTAATCGCAATCGTATCAAACGCTTAATACGAGAAAATTATCGATTAAACAAACATCAGGTTTTTAACAATAGTGAGGGCTCTTTTGCGTTTCTATTTTTATACCTTGGTAAAAAGATGCCTTCATTCACTGAAATTGAGTCCGCCATGGGCAAAACTTTATCCAAGTTTTTAAGGGCGGAGGGGGTTAAAAGTGAAAAAATCAACCCAAAGTAA